The following are from one region of the Penaeus vannamei isolate JL-2024 chromosome 28, ASM4276789v1, whole genome shotgun sequence genome:
- the LOC138867122 gene encoding collagen alpha-2(I) chain-like, which produces MSVYFCPIVLVSMCPLRALRDANPSLFKVFEAHLSDALGVEARIAFGRSGLLVNSATGITSLPSLEARGGLRETVATEAGLAGVVRVPAGRYAGGVRGLKYFVGLAGVVRVPAGRYAGGVRGLKYFVGLAGVVRLPAGRYAGGVRGLTYFLGLAGVVRVPAGRYAGGVRGLKYFLGLAGVVRVPAGRYAGGVRGLKYFVGLAGVVRVPAGRNAGGVRGLKYFVGLTGVVRVPAGRNAGGVRGLKYFVGLAGVRVPAGRYAGGVRGLKYFVGLAGVVRVPAGRYGGGVRGLKYFLGLAGVVRVPAGRYAGGVRGLKYFLGLAGVVRVPAGRYAGGVRGLKYFVGLAGVVRVPAGRYADGVRGLKYFLGLAGVVRVPAGRNAGGVRGLKYFLGLAGVVRVPAGRYAGGVRGLKYFVGLAGVVRVPAGRNAGGVRGLKYFVGLALVVRVPAGRYAGGVRELKYFVGLAGVRVPAGRHAGGVRGLKYFAGLAGVRVPAGRHAGLAGVRVPAGRYAGGVRGLKYFVGLAGVVRVPAGRYAGGVRGLKYFAGLAGVRVPAGRYAGGVRGLKYFVGLAGVVRVPAGRYAGGVRGLKYFVGLAGVVRVPAGRYAGGVRELKYFVGLAGVVRVPAGRYAGGVRGLKYLVGLAGVVRVPAGRNAGLAGVVRVPAGRNAGGVRGLKYFVGLAGVVRVPAGRCAGGVRELKYLVGLAGVVRVPAGRYAGGVRELKYLVGLAGVVRVPAGRNAGGVRGLTYFLGLAGVVRVPAGRCAGGVRELKYFVGLAGVVRVPAGRYAGGVRELKYLVGLAGVRVPAGRYAGGVRELKYFVGLAGVVRVPAGCYAGGVRGLKYFVGLSGVVRVPAGCYAGGVRGLKYFVGLAGVVRVPAGCYAGGVRGLKYFVGLSGVVRVPAGCYTGGVRGLKYFVGLAGVVRVPAGRYAGGVRGLKYFVGLAGVVRVPAGRYAGGVRGLKYFVGLAGVVRVPAGRNVGGVRGLKYFVGLAGVVRVPAGRYVGGVRGLKYFVGLAGVVRVPAGRNAGGVRELKYFVGLAGVVRVPAGRNAGGVRGLKYLVGLAGVVRVPAGRNAGGVRGLKYFAGLAGVVRVPAGRNAGGVRGLKYFAGLAGVVRVPAGRNAGGVRGLKYFVGLAGVVRVPAGRYAGGVRGLKYFAGLAGVVRVPAGRYAGGVTELKYFVGLAGVVRVPAGRYAGGVRELKYFVGLAGVRVPAGRYADGDFVVLVGTKNLAYSTGQSNRLKLGTQGTVSTVSNSPQFPEDTEHLFCCCVCQSHSMAIKEKLLPSGLNIALCPSTVQTSVSHILTAHSSHLTVPWMKQKRRNISRTFHGNS; this is translated from the exons atgtctgtatacttTTGTCCTATTGTGCTTGTGTCTATGTGCCCACTGCGTGCCCTGCGAGACGCGAAT CCCAGCCTCTTTAAGGTCTTTGAAGCTCACTTATCTGATGCTCTTGGCGTGGAGGCCCGGATTGCCTTTGGGCGCTCCGGCCTCCTTGTGAATTCAGCGACAGGCATAACCTCTCTACCGAGTCTGGAGGCGCGCGGGGGGCTTAGGGAAACCGTGGCTACAGAAGCGG gattagcaggggttgttcgggttcctgctggacgctacgcaggtggggttagggggctaAAATATTTCGTAGGATTAGCAGGGGTTGTTCGGGTTCCCGCTGGACGCTACgcaggtggggttagggggctaAAATATTTCGTAGGATTAGCAGGGGTTGTTCGGCTTCCTGCTGGACGCTACgcaggtggggttagggggctaACATATTTCCTAGGATTAGCAGGGGTTGTTCGGGTTCCCGCTGGACGCTACgcaggaggggttagggggctaaaatatttcctaggattagcaggggttgttcgggttcctgctggacgctacgcaggtggggttagggggctaAAATATTTCGTAGGATTAGCAGGGGTTGTTCGGGTTCCTGCCGGACGCAACGCAGGTGGGGTTCGGGGGCTAAAATATTTTGTAGGATTAACGGGGGTTGTTCGGGTTCCTGCTGGACGCAACgcaggtggggttagggggctaAAATATTTCGTAGGATTAGCAGGTGTTCGGGTTCCTGCTGGACGCTACgcaggaggggttagggggctaAAATATTTCGTAGGATTAGCAGGGGTTGTTCGGGTTCCTGCTGGACGCTATGGAGGCGGGGTTAGGGGGCTAAAATATTTCCTAGGATTAGCAGGGGTTGTTCGGGTTCCTGCTGGACGTTACgcaggtggggttagggggctaAAATATTTCCTAGGATTAGCAGGGGTTGTTCGGGTCCCTGCTGGACGCTACgcaggaggggttagggggctaAAATATTTCGTAGGATTAGCAGGGGTTGTTCGGGTTCCTGCTGGACGCTACGCAGATGGGGTTAGGGGGCTAAAATATTTCCTAGGATTAGCAGGGGTTGTTCGGGTTCCTGCTGGACGCAACgcaggaggggtaagggggctaaaatatttcctaggattagcaggggttgttcgggttcctgctggacgctacgcaggaggggttagggggctaAAATATTTCGTAGGATTAGCAGGGGTTGTTCGGGTTCCTGCTGGACGCAACgcaggaggggttagggggctaAAATATTTCGTAGGATTAGCATTGGTTGTTCGGGTTCCCGCTGGACGCTACGCAGGTGGGGTTAGGGAGCTAAAATATTTCGTAGGATTAGCAGGGGTTCGGGTTCCTGCTGGACGCCACgcaggtggggttagggggctaAAATATTTCGCAGGATTAGCAGGGGTTCGGGTTCCTGCTGGACGCCACgcag GATTAGCAGGGGTTCGGGTTCCTGCTGGACGCTACgcaggaggggttagggggctaaaatatttcgtaggattagcaggggttgttcgggttcctgctggacgctacgcaggtggggttagggggctaAAATATTTCGCAGGATTAGCAGGGGTTCGGGTTCCTGCTGGACGCTACgcaggaggggttagggggctaaaatatttcgtaggattagcaggggttgttcgggttcctgctggacgctacgcaggtggggttagggggctaAAATATTTCGTAGGATTAGCAGGGGTTGTTCGGGTTCCCGCTGGACGCTACGCAGGTGGGGTTAGGGAGCTAAAATATTTCGTAGGATTAGCAGGGGTTGTTCGGGTTCCTGCTGGACGCTATGCAGGCGGGGTTAGGGGGCTAAAATATTTGGTAGGATTAGCAGGGGTTGTTCGGGTTCCTGCTGGACGCAACgcag gattagcaggggttgttcgggttcctgctggacgcaacgcaggtggggttagggggctaAAATATTTCGTAGGATTAGCAGGGGTTGTTCGGGTTCCTGCTGGACGCTGCGCAGGAGGGGTTAGGGAGCTAAAATATTTGGTAGGATTAGCAGGGGTTGTTCGGGTTCCTGCTGGACGCTACGCAGGCGGGGTTAGGGAGCTAAAATATTTGGTAGGATTAGCAGGGGTTGTTCGGGTTCCTGCTGGACGCAACgcaggtggggttagggggctaACATATTTCCTAGGATTAGCAGGGGTTGTTCGGGTTCCTGCTGGACGCTGCGCAGGAGGGGTTAGGGAGCTAAAATATTTCGTAGGATTAGCAGGGGTTGTTCGGGTTCCTGCTGGACGCTACGCAGGTGGGGTTAGGGAGCTAAAATATTTGGTAGGATTAGCAGGGGTTCGGGTTCCTGCTGGACGCTACGCAGGTGGGGTTAGGGAGCTAAAATATTTCGTAGGATTAGCAGGGGTTGTTCGGGTTCCTGCTGGATGCTACgcaggtggggttagggggctaAAATATTTCGTAGGATTATCAGGGGTTGTTCGGGTTCCTGCTGGATGCTACgcaggtggggttagggggctaAAATATTTCGTAGGATTAGCAGGGGTTGTTCGGGTTCCTGCTGGATGCTACgcaggtggggttagggggctaAAATATTTCGTAGGATTATCAGGGGTTGTTCGGGTTCCTGCTGGATGCTACACaggtggggttagggggctaAAATATTTCGTAGGATTAGCAGGGGTTGTTCGGGTTCCTGCTGGACGCTACGCAGGCGGGGTTAGGGGGCTAAAATATTTCGTAGGATTAGCAGGGGTTGTTCGGGTTCCTGCTGGACGCTACgcaggtggggttagggggctaAAATATTTCGTAGGATTAGCGGGGGTTGTTCGGGTTCCTGCTGGACGCAACgtaggaggggttagggggctaAAATATTTCGTAGGATTAGCGGGGGTTGTTCGGGTTCCTGCTGGACGCTACGTaggtggggttagggggctaAAATATTTCGTAGGATTAGCAGGGGTTGTTCGGGTTCCTGCTGGACGCAACGCAGGTGGGGTTAGGGAGCTAAAATATTTCGTAGGATTAGCAGGGGTTGTTCGGGTTCCTGCTGGACGCAACgcaggtggggttagggggctaAAATATTTGGTAGGATTAGCAGGGGTTGTTCGGGTTCCTGCTGGACGCAACGCAGGCGGGGTTAGGGGGCTAAAATATTTCGCAGGATTAGCAGGGGTTGTTCGGGTTCCTGCTGGACGCAACgcaggtggggttagggggctaaaatatttcgcaggattagcaggggttgttcgggttcctgctggacgcaacgcaggtggggttagggggctaAAATATTTCGTAGGATTAGCAGGGGTTGTTCGGGTTCCTGCTGGACGCTACGCAGGCGGGGTTAGGGGGCTAAAATATTTCGCAGGATTAGCAGGGGTTGTTCGGGTTCCTGCTGGACGCTACGCAGGAGGGGTTACGGAGCTAAAATATTTCGTAGGATTAGCAGGGGTTGTTCGGGTTCCTGCTGGACGCTATGCAGGAGGGGTTAGGGAGCTAAAATATTTCGTAGGATTAGCAGGGGTTCGGGTTCCTGCTGGACGCTACGCAGATGGG GATTTTGTAGTCCTGGTAGGTACTAAAAATCTTGCGTATTCAACAGGCCAATCAAATCGCTTGAAACTTGGCACACAGGGAACCGTATCAACAGTTTCCAACAGTCCAC AGTTTCCTGAAGACactgaacatttattttgttgcTGTGTTTGTCAATCACACTCTATGGCAATTAAGGAAAAGCTCCTACCCAGTGGCCTAAACATAGCACTCTGCCCTTCAACTGTCCAG ACTAGCGTAAGCCACATCCTAACAGCACATTCCAGCCATCTCACTGTCCCATGGATGAAACAAAAACGGAGGAACATTTCTCGAACATTTCATGGAAATTCCTAA